One region of Streptomyces leeuwenhoekii genomic DNA includes:
- a CDS encoding FAD-dependent monooxygenase, with protein MKVVCAGGGPAGLYLSILLKRQDPSHDITVYERNPEGSTYGWGVTYWRGLLDRLHEHDPETARAVEEHSVRWSDGVAHVRGMTTRHRGDEGFGIGRHRLLEILAARARALGVRLEFEHEITEPPEADLVVAADGVRSTLRTRYAGHFGTEVQAGRNPYIWLGTTKVFDSFTFAFRETGHGWIWIYGYGYSPERSTCVVECAPETWTGLGLDRAGEADGQALLAQIFADVLDGHPLTGRSAPDGSAPWLTFRTLTNRTWFRDNLVLLGDAAHTTHYSVGAGTTLALEDAIALARALREQPALPQALARYERERVRALLPTQSAARYSAQWYENLPRYIGLPPEQMFALLGQRHSPLLPYVPPQLYYRIDRAAGRLESLRRFKRWLGPKVARTVHARALPTRR; from the coding sequence GTGAAGGTAGTCTGCGCCGGGGGCGGGCCCGCCGGTCTGTATCTGTCGATCCTGCTGAAGCGGCAGGATCCGTCCCACGACATCACCGTCTACGAGCGCAACCCGGAGGGTTCCACGTACGGCTGGGGCGTCACCTACTGGCGCGGGCTGCTCGACCGGCTCCACGAACACGACCCGGAGACGGCGCGGGCCGTCGAGGAACACTCCGTGCGGTGGAGCGACGGAGTCGCCCACGTACGGGGCATGACGACCCGTCATCGCGGGGACGAGGGCTTCGGCATCGGCCGTCACCGGCTGCTGGAGATCCTCGCCGCACGGGCCCGGGCGCTCGGCGTACGGCTGGAGTTCGAGCACGAGATCACCGAACCGCCCGAGGCCGACCTCGTGGTGGCGGCCGACGGGGTCCGCAGCACGCTGCGTACGCGGTACGCCGGTCACTTCGGCACCGAGGTCCAGGCCGGTCGCAACCCCTACATCTGGCTCGGCACCACCAAGGTCTTCGACTCCTTCACCTTCGCCTTCCGGGAGACCGGCCACGGCTGGATCTGGATCTACGGCTACGGCTACAGCCCCGAGCGCAGCACCTGCGTCGTCGAATGCGCCCCCGAGACCTGGACCGGTCTCGGTCTGGACCGGGCGGGGGAGGCGGACGGACAGGCGCTGCTGGCGCAGATCTTCGCCGACGTGCTCGACGGCCACCCGCTGACCGGCCGCTCCGCACCGGACGGCAGCGCCCCGTGGCTCACCTTCCGCACCCTCACCAACCGCACCTGGTTCCGCGACAACCTGGTGCTGCTCGGCGACGCCGCCCACACCACGCACTACTCCGTCGGCGCCGGCACCACCCTCGCCCTGGAGGACGCCATCGCCCTGGCCCGCGCCCTGCGCGAGCAGCCGGCGCTGCCGCAGGCCCTCGCCCGCTACGAGCGGGAACGCGTCCGCGCGCTGCTGCCCACGCAGAGCGCGGCACGCTACAGCGCCCAGTGGTACGAGAACCTGCCGCGCTACATCGGCCTGCCGCCGGAGCAGATGTTCGCCCTGCTCGGCCAGCGCCACTCGCCGCTGCTGCCGTACGTCCCGCCGCAGCTCTACTACCGCATCGACCGGGCGGCCGGACGGCTGGAGAGTCTGCGCCGGTTCAAGCGCTGGCTGGGGCCGAAGGTCGCCCGGACCGTCCACGCGCGGGCCCTGCCCACCCGCAGGTAG
- a CDS encoding aldo/keto reductase, whose product MEERTFARSGQQASVVGLGTWQLGADWGDIDSREALAVLEAAAESGVTFFDTADVYGDGRSEETIATFLRGRPDLNVLVATKMGRRVDQIPQNYVLENFRAWNDRSRRNLGVDRIDLVQLHCPPTPVYSADEVFDALDTLVEEERVAAYGVSVETCAEALTAIARPHVASVQIILNPFRMKPLREVLPAAREAGVGIIARVPLASGLLSGKYTKDTVFAANDHRTFNRHGEAFDQGETFSGVDFATGVEAAAEFAALAPEGYTPAQLALRWIVEQPGVTTVIPGARSPEQARANAAAAALPELAPTTLAAIADLYDRRIKDQVESRW is encoded by the coding sequence ATGGAAGAGCGCACATTCGCACGGTCCGGTCAGCAGGCGTCAGTGGTCGGTCTCGGCACCTGGCAGCTCGGCGCCGACTGGGGCGACATCGACAGCAGGGAAGCCCTCGCGGTACTGGAGGCGGCGGCCGAGTCGGGGGTCACCTTCTTCGACACGGCCGACGTCTACGGCGACGGACGCAGCGAGGAGACCATCGCCACGTTCCTGCGCGGCCGGCCCGACCTGAACGTCCTGGTCGCCACGAAGATGGGCCGCCGGGTCGACCAGATCCCGCAGAACTACGTCCTGGAGAACTTCCGCGCGTGGAACGACCGTTCCCGCCGCAACCTCGGTGTCGACCGCATCGACCTGGTGCAGCTCCACTGCCCGCCGACGCCCGTCTACTCGGCGGACGAGGTGTTCGACGCCCTGGACACCCTGGTCGAGGAGGAGCGCGTCGCCGCGTACGGCGTCAGCGTGGAGACCTGCGCGGAGGCGCTCACCGCCATCGCCCGGCCCCATGTGGCCAGTGTCCAGATCATCCTCAACCCGTTCCGGATGAAGCCGCTGCGCGAGGTCCTGCCGGCGGCCCGCGAGGCGGGCGTCGGCATCATCGCCCGCGTGCCGCTCGCCTCCGGCCTGCTGTCCGGGAAGTACACCAAGGACACGGTCTTCGCCGCCAACGACCACCGCACCTTCAACCGGCACGGGGAGGCGTTCGACCAGGGCGAGACCTTCTCCGGCGTCGACTTCGCCACCGGTGTGGAGGCCGCCGCGGAGTTCGCCGCGCTCGCTCCCGAGGGATACACCCCGGCCCAGCTCGCGCTGCGCTGGATCGTCGAGCAGCCGGGCGTGACCACCGTGATCCCCGGCGCCCGCTCACCGGAACAGGCCCGCGCCAACGCGGCCGCCGCCGCCCTTCCGGAGCTCGCGCCGACGACGCTCGCCGCCATCGCTGACCTGTACGACCGGCGGATCAAGGACCAGGTGGAGAGCCGCTGGTAG
- a CDS encoding DUF6328 family protein: MSDTAAGGSRRRGRNETEEERADRMWQELIQEVRVAQTGVQILFGFLLTVVFTPKYDDLADTDRIIYIVTVVLGAAATGALIGPVSLHRLVSGRRVKPQAVRLASRLTLLGLVLLLATTTAALLLVLRVATDDGFVPYLVAGVVAWYLLCWFVLPLWTRHRYTSR; encoded by the coding sequence GTGTCGGACACGGCAGCGGGCGGAAGCAGACGCCGAGGCCGCAACGAGACCGAGGAGGAGAGAGCCGACCGGATGTGGCAGGAGCTCATCCAGGAGGTCCGCGTCGCGCAGACGGGCGTGCAGATCCTCTTCGGCTTCCTGCTCACCGTCGTGTTCACACCGAAGTACGACGACCTGGCGGACACGGACCGCATCATCTACATCGTGACGGTCGTCCTCGGGGCCGCCGCGACCGGCGCGCTGATCGGACCGGTGTCCCTGCACCGCCTGGTCTCCGGGCGGCGCGTCAAACCCCAGGCGGTGCGCCTGGCCTCCCGGCTGACCCTGCTCGGCCTGGTGCTGCTGCTCGCCACCACCACCGCTGCGCTGCTGCTGGTCCTCCGCGTCGCCACCGACGACGGCTTCGTGCCGTATCTGGTCGCGGGCGTGGTCGCCTGGTACCTGCTGTGCTGGTTCGTCCTCCCGTTGTGGACGCGGCACCGGTACACCTCCCGCTGA
- a CDS encoding SsgA family sporulation/cell division regulator: MKSFTHTTLVVQLQAGDTDRCPVLAHLSYDAADPFAVTFLFSHDGRVLARWTLDRDMLGDGLSRPVGMGDVRLHPASTGRWEELRMEFLGDPRPDGSRHHAVVFVWAPAVAAFLRETHEIVPAGQEEVRVDDFLAEVMTGG, from the coding sequence GTGAAGTCCTTCACGCACACGACCCTGGTGGTACAACTGCAGGCCGGTGACACGGACCGCTGCCCCGTGCTCGCCCACCTGAGCTACGACGCGGCCGACCCGTTCGCCGTCACCTTCCTGTTCAGCCATGACGGCCGCGTCCTCGCCCGGTGGACGCTCGACCGCGACATGCTCGGCGACGGCCTGTCCCGTCCGGTCGGCATGGGCGACGTACGGCTGCACCCGGCCTCGACCGGCCGGTGGGAGGAGCTGCGCATGGAGTTCCTCGGCGACCCGCGGCCGGACGGAAGCCGCCATCACGCCGTGGTCTTCGTCTGGGCGCCGGCGGTCGCGGCCTTCCTGCGGGAGACCCACGAGATCGTTCCTGCCGGACAGGAGGAAGTGCGGGTGGACGACTTCCTGGCCGAGGTCATGACCGGCGGCTGA
- a CDS encoding LLM class F420-dependent oxidoreductase has translation MVQIGYTMMTEQAGPRELVDHVVRAEEVGFDFSVTSDHYFPWLRSQGHAPYAWSVLGAAAQATSRIPLMTYVTCPTFRYHPAVVAQKAATLQLLSEGRFRLGLGSGENLNEHVVGGGWPSVDVRHEMLEEAVEIIRALFEGGHVNRRGTHFDVESARLWDLPDSPPPIGIAVSGERSCALAGRLGDLVIATEPKSGLLESFDRHGGAGKPRVGQLPVSYDPDRDAAVKRAHAQFRWFGNGWKVNSELPHPDSFEGATQFVTPDDVAESIPCGDDPEVFVEAVRPYAEAGFTEIALVQIGGETQSAFLDWAEKTLLPALRDALG, from the coding sequence ATGGTGCAAATCGGATACACGATGATGACCGAGCAGGCCGGTCCCCGTGAACTCGTCGACCATGTGGTGCGGGCCGAGGAAGTGGGGTTCGACTTCTCGGTGACCTCGGACCACTACTTCCCGTGGCTGCGTTCCCAGGGCCATGCGCCGTACGCGTGGAGCGTGCTGGGGGCGGCGGCGCAGGCGACCTCGCGCATCCCGCTGATGACGTACGTGACGTGTCCGACGTTCCGGTACCACCCGGCGGTCGTGGCGCAGAAGGCGGCGACGCTGCAACTGCTGTCCGAGGGACGGTTCCGGCTGGGGCTGGGTTCGGGCGAGAACCTGAACGAGCACGTCGTGGGCGGCGGCTGGCCGTCGGTCGACGTACGGCACGAGATGCTGGAGGAGGCCGTCGAGATCATCCGCGCCCTGTTCGAGGGCGGGCACGTCAACCGCCGCGGCACGCACTTCGACGTGGAGTCGGCACGCCTGTGGGACCTCCCGGACAGCCCGCCGCCCATCGGCATCGCGGTCTCCGGTGAGCGTTCCTGCGCGCTGGCGGGCAGGCTGGGCGATCTGGTGATCGCCACGGAGCCCAAGTCCGGCCTGCTGGAGTCCTTCGACCGGCACGGCGGCGCCGGCAAGCCGCGGGTGGGGCAGCTCCCGGTGAGCTACGACCCCGACCGGGACGCGGCGGTCAAGCGGGCCCACGCCCAGTTCCGCTGGTTCGGCAACGGCTGGAAGGTGAATTCCGAACTTCCGCACCCGGACTCCTTCGAGGGGGCGACCCAGTTCGTCACACCCGACGACGTGGCCGAGTCGATTCCGTGCGGCGACGACCCGGAGGTCTTCGTGGAGGCCGTACGCCCCTACGCGGAGGCCGGGTTCACCGAGATCGCCCTGGTGCAGATCGGCGGGGAGACGCAGTCGGCGTTCCTCGACTGGGCGGAGAAGACGCTGCTGCCGGCGCTGCGCGACGCCCTGGGCTGA
- a CDS encoding threonine/serine dehydratase gives MIGITEIEAAAERIAGHVVRTPTVPSQGLSALLGVPVTAKLELLQRTGSFKARGAAAKLLSLGGAERSAGVVAVSGGNHGIALAVMAAALDVKATVVMPRSAPARAVEIAEGAGASVRLTDGMAGAFDLADRLRQEGLTLVHPFDDPVVIAGQGTVGLEFTDDADDVTDVLVSVGGGGLIAGVAAALRARRPGVRVWGVETEGAEAMSRALAAGGPVPVPLSSIVSTLSAPAVSRLTYDHVAGLVADVLVVPDREAVRGVLDLADHAKVWTEPATGCLLPAARRVVERVGEGARIGMVVCGGNATTADVMAWSSRFGLR, from the coding sequence TTGATCGGGATCACCGAGATCGAAGCCGCGGCCGAGCGGATCGCGGGACACGTGGTGCGCACCCCGACCGTGCCGAGTCAGGGGCTGTCCGCGCTGCTCGGCGTACCGGTCACCGCCAAGCTGGAACTGCTCCAGCGCACCGGCTCCTTCAAGGCGCGCGGCGCGGCCGCCAAGCTGCTGTCGCTCGGCGGGGCCGAGCGGTCCGCCGGGGTGGTGGCGGTCAGCGGCGGCAACCACGGGATCGCCCTGGCGGTCATGGCCGCCGCCCTCGACGTCAAGGCGACGGTCGTCATGCCCCGCTCGGCGCCCGCCCGTGCCGTGGAGATCGCCGAGGGCGCCGGCGCGTCGGTGCGGCTGACCGACGGCATGGCCGGGGCCTTCGACCTCGCGGACCGGCTGCGGCAGGAGGGGCTGACACTGGTGCACCCCTTCGACGACCCCGTGGTGATCGCCGGACAGGGCACCGTCGGACTGGAGTTCACCGACGACGCCGACGACGTGACCGACGTGCTCGTCAGCGTCGGGGGCGGCGGGCTGATCGCCGGTGTGGCGGCGGCGCTGCGGGCCCGTCGGCCCGGCGTGCGGGTCTGGGGGGTGGAGACCGAGGGCGCCGAGGCGATGTCGCGGGCACTGGCGGCGGGCGGTCCGGTGCCGGTCCCCCTGTCGTCGATCGTCTCCACGCTCAGCGCGCCCGCCGTCTCCCGGCTGACCTACGACCATGTGGCCGGCCTGGTCGCCGACGTGCTCGTGGTGCCGGACCGGGAGGCCGTGCGCGGCGTCCTCGACCTCGCCGACCACGCGAAGGTGTGGACGGAGCCCGCCACCGGCTGTCTCCTGCCCGCCGCCCGGCGGGTGGTGGAGCGGGTGGGCGAGGGGGCGCGGATCGGGATGGTGGTGTGCGGGGGCAACGCGACGACCGCCGATGTGATGGCGTGGTCGTCCCGTTTCGGGCTGCGCTGA
- a CDS encoding AIM24 family protein, whose translation MKGELFSSEHMVQPATAPGMTAQNAKCIRYTVDGEMFARQGAMVAYRGDLRFERKGQGVGGMLKRAVTGEGLPLMAVRGRGEAWFAHEAQNCFVVEVDPGDEFTVNGRNVLCFDASLSYRIATVKGGGIAGGGLFNSVFTGHGRLGLVCEGNPLVIPVSQQDPVYVDTDAVVGWTAGLHTSLHRSQSLGSMLRGGSGEAVQLMLQGQGYVVVRPSEATPPKAQQH comes from the coding sequence ATGAAGGGTGAACTTTTTTCCAGCGAGCACATGGTGCAGCCGGCCACCGCGCCGGGCATGACGGCGCAGAACGCCAAGTGCATCCGGTACACGGTCGACGGCGAGATGTTCGCCCGGCAGGGCGCGATGGTCGCCTACCGCGGCGATCTGCGGTTCGAGCGCAAGGGCCAGGGGGTGGGCGGCATGCTCAAGCGCGCCGTCACCGGGGAAGGGCTGCCGCTGATGGCGGTGCGCGGCCGGGGCGAGGCCTGGTTCGCGCACGAGGCGCAGAACTGCTTCGTCGTCGAGGTCGACCCCGGGGACGAGTTCACCGTCAACGGCCGCAACGTCCTGTGTTTCGACGCGTCGCTGTCCTACCGCATCGCGACCGTCAAGGGCGGCGGCATCGCGGGCGGCGGCCTGTTCAACAGCGTCTTCACCGGGCACGGCCGGCTGGGTCTGGTGTGCGAGGGCAACCCGCTGGTGATCCCCGTCTCGCAGCAGGACCCGGTGTACGTCGACACGGACGCCGTCGTCGGCTGGACGGCGGGCCTGCACACCTCCCTGCACCGCTCGCAGTCGCTCGGCTCCATGCTGCGCGGCGGTTCGGGCGAGGCCGTGCAACTGATGCTCCAGGGGCAGGGGTACGTCGTCGTCCGGCCGAGCGAGGCGACCCCGCCGAAGGCGCAGCAGCACTGA